A window from Telopea speciosissima isolate NSW1024214 ecotype Mountain lineage chromosome 8, Tspe_v1, whole genome shotgun sequence encodes these proteins:
- the LOC122671922 gene encoding high mobility group B protein 1-like isoform X3, with protein MVKKRQVKKKKAPKNDPNKPKRPASAFFVFLEEFRKTYKQDHPNVKAVSAVGKAGGEKWKSLTEAEKAPYEAKAAKRKTEYEKLMSAYNKKQESMADDGDEESDRSRSEVHDDDEDSAEEEDEDDEDDD; from the exons ATGGTTAAGAAGAGAcaggtaaagaagaagaaagctccCAAGAATGACCCTAACAAACCAAAGAGGCCTGCAAGTGCTTTCTTTGTCTTTTT AGAAGAGTTCCGAAAGACTTACAAGCAAGATCATCCTAATGTGAAGGCTGTCTCAGCT GTTGGGAAAGCTGGTGGAGAGAAGTGGAAGTCACTGACTGAAGCT GAGAAAGCTCCATATGAAGCCAAAGCTGCAAAAAGGAAGACAGAGTATGAAAAGCTTATGTCAGCCTACAACAAGAAACAG GAAAGTATggctgatgatggtgatgaggaGTCTGACAGGTCAAGATCTGAAgtgcatgatgatgatgaagatagtGCGGAG GAGGAGGACgaggatgatgaagatgacGATTGA
- the LOC122671922 gene encoding high mobility group B protein 1-like isoform X1, with the protein MKAGKGKGAAKETKETLKPVDDRRVGKRKAAVKPDKGSKRQVKKVKAAKKDPNKPKRPASAFFVFLEEFRKTYKQDHPNVKAVSAVGKAGGEKWKSLTEAEKAPYEAKAAKRKTEYEKLMSAYNKKQESMADDGDEESDRSRSEVHDDDEDSAEEEDEDDEDDD; encoded by the exons ATGAAGGCTGGCAAAGGGAAGGGGGCTGCGAAAGAAACGAAGGAAACATTGAAGCCTGTTGATGACAG AAGGGTTGGAAAGAGGAAGGCTGCCGTTAAGCCAGACAAGGGTAGCAAGAGACAGGTAAAGAAGGTGAAAGCCGCCAAGAAAGACCCTAACAAACCAAAGAGGCCTGCCAGTGCTTTCTTTGTCTTTCT AGAAGAGTTCCGAAAGACTTACAAGCAAGATCATCCTAATGTGAAGGCTGTCTCAGCT GTTGGGAAAGCTGGTGGAGAGAAGTGGAAGTCACTGACTGAAGCT GAGAAAGCTCCATATGAAGCCAAAGCTGCAAAAAGGAAGACAGAGTATGAAAAGCTTATGTCAGCCTACAACAAGAAACAG GAAAGTATggctgatgatggtgatgaggaGTCTGACAGGTCAAGATCTGAAgtgcatgatgatgatgaagatagtGCGGAG GAGGAGGACgaggatgatgaagatgacGATTGA
- the LOC122671922 gene encoding high mobility group B protein 1-like isoform X2 — translation MKAGKGKGAAKETKETLKPVDDRRVGKRKAAVKPDKGSKRQVKKVKAAKKDPNKPKRPASAFFVFLEEFRKTYKQDHPNVKAVSAVGKAGGEKWKSLTEAEKAPYEAKAAKRKTEYEKLMSAYNKKQESMADDGDEESDRSRSEVHDDDEDSAEEDEDDEDDD, via the exons ATGAAGGCTGGCAAAGGGAAGGGGGCTGCGAAAGAAACGAAGGAAACATTGAAGCCTGTTGATGACAG AAGGGTTGGAAAGAGGAAGGCTGCCGTTAAGCCAGACAAGGGTAGCAAGAGACAGGTAAAGAAGGTGAAAGCCGCCAAGAAAGACCCTAACAAACCAAAGAGGCCTGCCAGTGCTTTCTTTGTCTTTCT AGAAGAGTTCCGAAAGACTTACAAGCAAGATCATCCTAATGTGAAGGCTGTCTCAGCT GTTGGGAAAGCTGGTGGAGAGAAGTGGAAGTCACTGACTGAAGCT GAGAAAGCTCCATATGAAGCCAAAGCTGCAAAAAGGAAGACAGAGTATGAAAAGCTTATGTCAGCCTACAACAAGAAACAG GAAAGTATggctgatgatggtgatgaggaGTCTGACAGGTCAAGATCTGAAgtgcatgatgatgatgaagatagtGCGGAG GAGGACgaggatgatgaagatgacGATTGA